A region from the Stutzerimonas stutzeri genome encodes:
- a CDS encoding potassium channel family protein has translation MLMVTLVNVFIVITAVIVHYEFLSRLSISREKSLLNHRVGVVFGVCGALTAHAVEVWIFAFAYFVMHHLPGWGTLSGEFSGGLTDCVYFSFTTFTTLGFGDIQPHGPIRYLTGIEALTGLVLITWSASFLFLDMQRHWNSR, from the coding sequence CTGCTCATGGTCACGCTGGTCAACGTGTTCATCGTGATAACGGCGGTGATCGTCCACTACGAGTTCCTGTCGCGGCTGTCGATCAGTCGGGAAAAGTCACTGCTCAATCACCGGGTTGGCGTTGTCTTCGGCGTCTGTGGCGCGCTGACGGCGCACGCGGTCGAGGTGTGGATATTCGCCTTCGCCTATTTCGTCATGCACCACCTGCCGGGCTGGGGGACGCTTTCCGGCGAGTTCTCCGGTGGCCTGACGGATTGCGTCTATTTTTCCTTCACGACCTTCACGACGCTCGGCTTCGGCGACATCCAGCCGCACGGTCCGATCCGCTACCTCACCGGGATCGAGGCGCTGACGGGGCTGGTGCTGATCACCTGGAGCGCCTCGTTCCTGTTTCTCGACATGCAGCGGCACTGGAACAGCAGATGA
- the recX gene encoding recombination regulator RecX, protein MPVVLDSPAAVRRAAMDLLARREHGRIELSRKLRSRGASSELIDPVLDRLAEEGLLSESRYLESFVRMRANAGYGPLRIREELSQRGLARDDIEQALRDSGFDWGLQLHDVWKRKFAGELPNDQREKARQARFLSYRGYPLDMIGRLLRGGSVD, encoded by the coding sequence ATGCCGGTCGTGCTCGATAGCCCCGCCGCGGTGCGGCGGGCAGCCATGGACCTGCTGGCTCGTCGCGAGCATGGTCGCATCGAGTTGAGTCGCAAGTTGCGGTCGCGCGGTGCTTCCTCGGAGCTCATCGATCCCGTGCTGGATCGGCTGGCCGAGGAAGGGCTTCTCAGCGAATCACGCTATCTGGAGAGCTTTGTGCGCATGCGCGCCAACGCGGGATACGGCCCCTTGCGCATTCGCGAGGAGCTGTCCCAGCGCGGTTTGGCCCGTGACGATATCGAACAGGCACTGCGTGATAGTGGCTTCGACTGGGGCCTGCAGCTGCATGATGTCTGGAAGCGCAAGTTTGCCGGCGAGCTGCCGAACGACCAGCGGGAAAAGGCCCGGCAGGCTCGCTTCCTCAGTTATCGCGGTTATCCCCTGGACATGATCGGCCGGTTGCTGCGAGGCGGCTCGGTCGATTGA
- a CDS encoding tRNA-uridine aminocarboxypropyltransferase, translated as MPHAVARLREERLARSAKPFIARGSRTTRCGRCRVPRSHCLCDWLPQVAADSAVCLIMHDIEPLKPSNTGWLIADVVADTHAFTWRRTGVEPALLELLADPRYQPVVVFPGEYAEPERVVSDVQVVAGKRPLFILLDATWTEARKMFRKSPYLNRLPVLSLQADVLSRYRLRRSTRSEHLCTAEVAALCLALAGDGPAAEALDTWLDAFTDHYLAAKQHRSPDLTDATHLSLEALRRPS; from the coding sequence ATGCCCCATGCCGTAGCCCGTTTACGCGAGGAGCGCCTGGCCCGCAGTGCCAAGCCCTTTATCGCGAGAGGATCGCGCACGACCCGTTGTGGACGTTGTCGTGTTCCTCGCAGCCACTGCCTTTGTGATTGGCTCCCACAGGTGGCGGCAGACAGCGCGGTCTGCCTGATCATGCACGACATCGAGCCACTGAAGCCGAGCAACACCGGTTGGCTGATTGCAGACGTCGTCGCCGATACCCATGCGTTTACCTGGCGGCGGACAGGCGTGGAGCCGGCACTGCTGGAGTTGCTTGCCGACCCCCGGTATCAGCCGGTGGTGGTGTTTCCGGGCGAATATGCCGAACCCGAGCGAGTGGTCAGCGATGTGCAGGTCGTAGCCGGCAAGCGGCCACTGTTCATCCTGCTGGATGCGACCTGGACCGAAGCGCGAAAGATGTTTCGCAAGAGTCCCTATCTGAACCGCCTGCCGGTGCTCAGCCTGCAGGCCGACGTGCTGTCGCGGTATCGCCTGCGCCGTTCGACCCGCAGCGAGCACCTGTGCACGGCTGAAGTGGCCGCGTTGTGCCTGGCGTTGGCCGGTGATGGGCCGGCCGCCGAGGCGCTGGACACATGGCTCGACGCGTTCACCGATCATTATCTGGCGGCCAAGCAGCACCGTAGCCCTGATCTGACCGATGCGACCCACCTCTCCCTGGAGGCGTTACGTCGGCCTTCGTAG
- the recA gene encoding recombinase RecA, with protein MDENKKRALAAALGQIEKQFGKGAVMRMGDHDRQAIPSISTGSLGLDIALGIGGLPKGRIVEIYGPESSGKTTMTLSVIAEAQKAGATCAFVDAEHALDPDYAGKLGVNVDDLLVSQPDTGEQALEITDMLVRSNAVDVIIVDSVAALVPKAEIEGEMGDTHVGLQARLMSQALRKITGNIKNANCLVIFINQIRMKIGVMFGSPETTTGGNALKFYASVRLDIRRTGAVKEGDEVVGSETRVKVVKNKVAPPFRQAEFQILYGKGIYRNGEVIDLGVQQGLVEKSGAWYAYKGNKIGQGKANAAKFLEENPEIGREIEQQIRDKLLVVSANTKANPVAQDLAEADL; from the coding sequence ATGGACGAGAACAAGAAGCGCGCCTTGGCTGCCGCCTTGGGCCAGATCGAAAAGCAGTTCGGTAAGGGCGCGGTCATGCGCATGGGCGATCACGATCGCCAGGCGATTCCCTCCATTTCCACCGGCTCGCTGGGCCTGGATATCGCGCTCGGCATCGGCGGTCTGCCTAAGGGCCGAATCGTCGAGATCTACGGTCCGGAATCGTCCGGTAAGACGACCATGACGCTGTCGGTGATTGCCGAGGCGCAAAAGGCTGGCGCTACCTGTGCCTTCGTCGATGCCGAGCATGCGTTGGATCCCGATTACGCCGGCAAGCTGGGCGTCAATGTCGACGATCTGCTGGTGTCGCAGCCGGATACCGGCGAGCAGGCACTGGAAATCACCGACATGCTGGTGCGCTCCAATGCAGTCGACGTGATCATCGTTGACTCCGTAGCGGCACTGGTGCCGAAAGCGGAAATCGAAGGCGAGATGGGCGATACCCATGTTGGCCTGCAGGCTCGTCTGATGTCCCAGGCGTTGCGCAAGATCACCGGTAACATCAAGAACGCCAACTGCCTGGTGATTTTCATCAACCAGATCCGCATGAAGATTGGCGTGATGTTCGGCAGCCCGGAAACGACTACTGGCGGTAACGCGCTCAAGTTCTACGCCTCGGTTCGTCTCGACATTCGTCGTACCGGTGCGGTGAAGGAAGGCGACGAGGTGGTCGGTAGCGAAACGCGGGTCAAGGTCGTCAAGAACAAGGTGGCGCCACCGTTCCGTCAGGCCGAGTTCCAGATCCTCTACGGCAAGGGCATCTACCGCAACGGTGAGGTCATCGACCTTGGCGTGCAACAGGGCCTGGTGGAGAAGTCTGGCGCCTGGTACGCCTACAAAGGCAACAAGATCGGTCAGGGCAAGGCCAATGCGGCCAAGTTCCTGGAAGAGAACCCGGAAATCGGTCGTGAAATCGAGCAGCAGATTCGGGACAAGCTGCTGGTGGTGTCGGCGAACACCAAGGCCAACCCGGTTGCTCAAGATCTGGCCGAAGCCGATCTCTAA
- a CDS encoding xylulose 5-phosphate 3-epimerase: protein MTQLLPSLAELDNHAETQPEFARWRTGYGPFVHAPETQAAVFRLAHQLVQAQLQPDLASVYRLLQAIDRLGSAGLWLVVHMTYARRARLDGSALAADDFKLTPEGHTGGSLNMVPAYAGYLALNALTGSTRGWLMGQGHCVAAIEALNLLTDNQSVEQAQVYGGGEVGINRLLEDFYGYHQAPDGSPSAPLGSHVNAHTGGGMAEGGYLGFAELQYAHLPLPGETLVAFLSDGAAEEQRGSDWMPRWWRAEDCGVALPVMIANGRRIEQRTQLGTHEGLEGFRQHLSRCGFDPITFDGRDPAAFVCVLWEMVQRYDRRIEEKQRGILSYPLPIPYAIAETVKGFGFYGAGSNAAHNLPLPGNPRFDEASRELFNAHAGALFVPQEALEAARALMRQSRHGRSAERDNPLASRRPAAPEMPPLRYQDEACSPMAAVDEFFTELTLANPALRPRVGNPDELASNRLGGVLAALKHRVVEPESELEAVDGKIITALNEEAVVSACLANQAGLNLVASYEAFCVKMLGAVRQTLIFARQQKEVGRPAGWLGWPLIATSHTWENGKNQQSHQDTTFCEALLGEMSDMVRVLFPADHNSALALLPSIYSARGSLACMVMPKRERPAIFSQDQAEQLARDGAIVVEESPGNDAVLLIANGSYQLTEMQRAAVRLKEAGLAYRLVYLQEPGRFRAPRDRWEIDALAADGVAERLFPERMELRVLLTHMRPEVARGHLWPILPDARRNSVLGYRNRGGTLDVEGMQFANRASWANVLAACARLLDVPRTALLKPDEAAAVAGKGDPRVLR from the coding sequence ATGACCCAGCTACTGCCCAGTCTTGCCGAACTGGACAATCACGCCGAGACGCAACCCGAATTCGCCCGTTGGCGGACCGGCTATGGCCCGTTCGTCCACGCACCGGAAACGCAGGCCGCGGTATTTCGCCTGGCGCATCAGCTGGTGCAGGCGCAGCTGCAACCGGACCTGGCCAGTGTCTATCGCCTCTTGCAGGCCATCGATCGGCTGGGTTCGGCGGGGCTCTGGCTGGTGGTGCACATGACGTATGCGCGTCGGGCTCGGCTCGATGGTTCGGCGCTTGCTGCCGACGACTTCAAGCTGACTCCCGAGGGGCATACCGGAGGCTCGCTGAACATGGTCCCGGCCTATGCCGGCTATCTCGCGCTGAATGCGTTGACGGGCAGCACGCGTGGGTGGCTGATGGGGCAAGGTCATTGCGTTGCGGCGATCGAAGCGTTGAACCTGCTCACCGACAACCAGTCAGTCGAGCAGGCGCAGGTTTACGGTGGCGGCGAGGTGGGAATCAATCGACTGCTGGAAGATTTCTATGGCTATCACCAAGCCCCCGATGGAAGTCCGTCCGCGCCACTGGGCAGCCACGTCAACGCACACACCGGCGGCGGCATGGCCGAAGGCGGCTATCTCGGCTTTGCGGAATTGCAGTATGCCCATTTGCCGTTGCCGGGCGAGACGCTGGTGGCCTTCCTGTCCGACGGCGCCGCCGAAGAGCAGCGGGGCAGTGACTGGATGCCGCGCTGGTGGCGCGCCGAGGATTGCGGGGTGGCGCTGCCGGTGATGATCGCCAATGGCCGGCGCATCGAGCAGCGGACTCAACTCGGCACCCATGAAGGGCTCGAGGGGTTTCGCCAGCATCTGAGCCGCTGCGGCTTCGATCCGATCACCTTCGACGGCCGGGATCCGGCGGCCTTCGTTTGTGTGCTGTGGGAAATGGTACAGCGCTACGACCGCCGCATCGAGGAAAAACAGCGCGGTATCCTCAGCTACCCGCTGCCGATTCCCTATGCCATTGCCGAGACGGTCAAGGGATTCGGTTTCTACGGCGCGGGCAGCAATGCCGCACACAACTTGCCGTTGCCCGGCAATCCGCGGTTCGATGAGGCCTCGCGTGAATTGTTCAACGCCCATGCTGGCGCTCTATTCGTGCCCCAGGAGGCGCTCGAAGCGGCTCGCGCGCTGATGCGACAGTCCCGTCACGGACGTTCGGCGGAGCGAGACAATCCACTGGCTTCGAGACGTCCCGCAGCGCCGGAGATGCCGCCGCTCCGGTATCAGGACGAGGCCTGCTCACCGATGGCCGCGGTGGACGAATTTTTCACCGAGCTGACCCTCGCCAACCCGGCCCTGCGCCCTCGGGTTGGTAATCCCGACGAGCTGGCGAGCAACCGCCTTGGTGGCGTGCTCGCCGCGCTCAAGCACCGTGTGGTCGAGCCGGAGAGCGAGCTCGAGGCGGTGGATGGCAAGATCATCACGGCGCTGAACGAAGAGGCAGTGGTCTCGGCATGCCTGGCCAATCAGGCCGGACTGAATCTGGTCGCCAGCTACGAAGCCTTCTGCGTGAAGATGCTAGGCGCCGTACGTCAGACGCTGATCTTCGCTCGCCAACAGAAAGAAGTCGGGCGCCCGGCCGGCTGGCTCGGCTGGCCCCTCATCGCCACTTCGCACACCTGGGAGAACGGCAAGAACCAGCAGTCGCACCAGGACACCACCTTTTGCGAAGCACTGCTGGGCGAAATGAGCGACATGGTCAGAGTGCTGTTTCCGGCCGACCATAACAGCGCGTTGGCGCTGCTGCCTTCGATCTACAGTGCCCGCGGCAGCCTGGCGTGCATGGTCATGCCCAAGCGTGAGCGACCCGCGATATTCAGCCAGGACCAGGCTGAGCAATTGGCCCGGGATGGCGCCATCGTTGTCGAGGAAAGCCCGGGTAACGACGCCGTTCTGCTGATTGCCAACGGCAGCTATCAGCTGACCGAAATGCAGCGCGCCGCGGTGCGCTTGAAGGAGGCGGGCCTGGCCTATCGGCTGGTGTATCTGCAAGAACCTGGGCGTTTCCGGGCACCGCGTGACCGCTGGGAGATCGATGCGCTCGCGGCGGATGGCGTGGCCGAGCGGCTGTTCCCGGAACGGATGGAGTTGCGCGTGCTGCTCACTCACATGCGGCCCGAGGTCGCGCGCGGGCATCTCTGGCCCATCCTGCCGGACGCACGGCGCAATTCGGTACTGGGCTACCGCAATCGCGGCGGTACGCTGGACGTGGAGGGCATGCAATTCGCCAATCGGGCATCCTGGGCGAATGTGTTGGCGGCCTGTGCTCGCTTGCTCGACGTGCCGCGCACGGCGCTGCTCAAACCGGACGAAGCCGCCGCGGTGGCCGGCAAGGGTGATCCGCGCGTCTTGCGCTAG
- a CDS encoding RNA 2'-phosphotransferase, with protein sequence MAYQLRHDGPNNGVAIDKGGFASMDDLALALKVDSSHLLAVAEHPGEPRFEVRGGHIRALYGHSLDVLIEAGINVGTPTALYHGSSWSALDAIIKDGVIPMQRRMVHLTNIAAEAMAVGARKGDPIVLSIDQLHDEEPVAEGIWVSPRILPSRLSIVNPFVDEGGTVR encoded by the coding sequence ATGGCATATCAGCTTCGCCATGACGGACCGAACAATGGGGTTGCTATAGATAAAGGAGGATTTGCCTCGATGGATGATTTAGCGCTCGCTCTTAAAGTAGATTCGAGCCACCTGCTGGCTGTGGCCGAGCATCCAGGCGAGCCAAGGTTCGAGGTCCGAGGTGGTCATATCAGAGCTCTTTATGGGCACTCGCTAGATGTCCTCATCGAAGCAGGCATCAACGTTGGAACTCCAACTGCTCTATATCATGGTTCCAGCTGGTCTGCGCTAGACGCGATCATCAAAGATGGCGTGATCCCTATGCAGCGCCGGATGGTGCATTTGACTAATATCGCTGCGGAAGCTATGGCCGTGGGCGCACGGAAGGGGGATCCAATAGTCCTTTCTATTGATCAGCTCCACGATGAGGAGCCTGTAGCGGAAGGCATCTGGGTTTCACCACGTATCCTTCCGAGTCGCCTCTCAATCGTGAATCCTTTCGTTGACGAGGGAGGTACAGTTCGGTGA
- a CDS encoding PA3611 family quorum-sensing-regulated virulence factor: MHRLTTLFTLCLALPFAHAASAQDSTLGPLLEKVARESSVGTPRAINSDLLDEGYSVDGNELVNHLSVQPRHAAQMRDNPKQVRTQLAASVCNNDGLRQLMSQGAVLRFEFSEYQSKKPITTERYRASDC, from the coding sequence ATGCACCGTCTTACTACACTTTTCACGCTCTGCCTCGCCCTGCCGTTTGCTCATGCCGCTTCGGCGCAGGATTCGACACTCGGCCCTCTGCTGGAGAAGGTTGCCCGCGAAAGTAGCGTAGGCACGCCGCGCGCGATCAATTCCGATCTCCTCGACGAAGGTTACAGCGTCGATGGCAACGAGCTGGTCAACCACCTGAGCGTCCAGCCCCGCCATGCCGCGCAGATGCGCGACAACCCTAAGCAGGTCCGCACGCAGCTGGCCGCAAGCGTCTGCAACAACGACGGTCTGCGCCAGCTCATGAGCCAGGGGGCGGTGCTGCGCTTCGAATTCAGCGAATACCAGAGTAAAAAGCCGATCACCACCGAACGGTACCGCGCCAGCGATTGCTGA
- a CDS encoding CinA family protein, translating into MPSLTDLAARLGAMLNARAAQVTTAESCTGGGIAEAITRVAGSSAWFEAGFVTYSNTQKTHLLGVPAELFDEVGAVSREVVEAMVRGAQHCSGARYAVAVSGIAGPGGGSSDKPVGTVWLAWADGDRLATRRFLFEGDRQAVREQSVEAALVGLIQLAEGENPFQG; encoded by the coding sequence ATGCCATCCCTGACCGATCTGGCGGCGCGCCTGGGCGCCATGCTGAACGCGCGGGCTGCCCAGGTTACGACGGCCGAGTCCTGCACCGGCGGCGGCATCGCCGAGGCAATCACCCGTGTTGCCGGCAGCTCTGCCTGGTTCGAGGCAGGCTTTGTGACCTATTCCAATACCCAGAAAACCCATCTTCTGGGTGTGCCGGCCGAGTTGTTTGACGAGGTGGGTGCCGTCAGTCGCGAAGTGGTCGAAGCCATGGTCCGAGGCGCGCAGCATTGCAGCGGCGCGCGTTACGCCGTTGCCGTCAGCGGCATTGCCGGGCCGGGAGGCGGTTCGTCGGACAAGCCGGTTGGCACCGTATGGCTGGCGTGGGCAGATGGAGATCGGCTCGCAACCCGGCGCTTCCTGTTCGAGGGGGATCGCCAGGCCGTACGCGAGCAGAGCGTGGAAGCGGCGCTCGTCGGATTGATCCAGCTTGCGGAGGGAGAAAATCCATTTCAGGGCTAG
- a CDS encoding MBL fold metallo-hydrolase RNA specificity domain-containing protein, with protein sequence MALLSFLGAIQQVTGSCYLLETHDGVRVLLDCGMYQGRRAEEESNRAGFSFDPKNLDAVILSHAHIDHSGLLPKLVAAGFTGPIHATEATCKLVELMLLDSANIQEKDAEWENKWRARLGKPAIKPLYTRVDTERMLGQRQAHAYGEAFEAAPGITVTFFDAGHILGSAIVQLDVEDFGRKRRLVFSGDLGNSCSPLMHQPTPLSEADVVLMESTYGDRDHRDHQATIEELAEILQQAHRDGGNVLMPSFAVGRTQDLIYYLGLLYQQGRVPQQMVFLDSPMAIGANAIYSLFHQQLDLPPGLAESGGKKSIEQWLPIFRSTPTPEESMAINRFKSGAIIIAGSGMCTGGRILHHFKHNLWRKECHLIIPGFQASGTLGRAIVDGATTVKLMHQRIAVNAQVHTLGGFSAHAGQSQLLEWVSHFQSRPELFLVHGELEKMQALQQALNDRLDWKANIPEPGDRIAL encoded by the coding sequence ATGGCTTTGCTCAGTTTTCTCGGTGCAATTCAACAGGTCACCGGCTCGTGCTATTTGCTCGAAACCCATGACGGGGTACGTGTGCTGCTCGACTGCGGCATGTATCAGGGGCGGCGCGCAGAGGAAGAGAGCAATCGGGCAGGCTTCAGCTTCGACCCGAAAAACCTCGACGCGGTGATACTGTCCCATGCGCATATCGACCACAGCGGCTTATTGCCCAAGCTGGTGGCGGCAGGCTTCACCGGGCCGATCCACGCCACCGAAGCGACCTGCAAACTGGTCGAACTGATGCTGCTCGACTCGGCCAACATCCAGGAAAAGGACGCCGAGTGGGAGAACAAATGGCGCGCGCGCCTGGGCAAGCCGGCGATCAAACCGCTCTATACCCGAGTCGACACCGAGCGCATGCTGGGCCAGCGCCAGGCGCATGCCTATGGTGAAGCCTTCGAAGCCGCACCAGGCATCACCGTGACCTTCTTCGATGCCGGGCATATCCTCGGCTCGGCCATCGTCCAGCTGGACGTCGAAGACTTCGGACGCAAGCGCCGCCTGGTGTTCTCCGGCGACCTCGGCAACAGCTGTTCCCCGCTAATGCATCAACCCACCCCGCTGAGCGAAGCCGACGTGGTCTTGATGGAATCGACCTACGGCGATCGGGATCACCGCGATCACCAGGCCACGATTGAAGAGCTGGCCGAGATCCTTCAGCAGGCGCATCGTGACGGTGGCAACGTGCTGATGCCGTCGTTTGCGGTGGGCCGCACCCAGGACCTGATCTACTATCTCGGCCTTCTCTACCAGCAGGGACGTGTTCCCCAGCAGATGGTGTTCCTCGACAGCCCGATGGCCATCGGCGCCAACGCCATCTACTCGTTGTTTCATCAGCAGCTGGACCTTCCGCCAGGATTGGCCGAAAGCGGCGGCAAAAAAAGCATAGAGCAATGGCTGCCGATCTTTCGCAGCACACCGACGCCCGAAGAGTCGATGGCGATCAATCGTTTCAAGAGCGGCGCCATCATCATCGCCGGCAGCGGAATGTGTACAGGCGGCCGCATACTGCATCACTTCAAGCACAACCTCTGGCGCAAGGAATGCCACTTGATCATTCCGGGCTTCCAGGCTAGCGGCACACTGGGCCGGGCGATCGTCGATGGCGCGACCACGGTCAAGCTGATGCACCAGCGAATTGCCGTTAATGCGCAGGTGCATACGCTGGGTGGTTTCTCGGCACATGCGGGGCAATCACAGCTGCTCGAATGGGTAAGCCACTTCCAATCCCGTCCCGAGCTCTTCCTCGTGCACGGCGAGCTGGAAAAGATGCAGGCGCTGCAGCAGGCATTGAATGACCGCCTCGATTGGAAGGCCAACATCCCGGAACCTGGCGACCGCATCGCCCTCTGA
- a CDS encoding IS3 family transposase (programmed frameshift) produces MTNSNDKSGELLGRERRRRWSPEQKLTMVRESLEPGQSVSLVARRNGINANQLFLWRKLYQDGSLSAVSAGEAVVPASELSDALKQIRELQRMLGKKTMEAEILKEAVEIARSRKLDCALTLVAGGRPVKLVSECLGVARSQLTVRIKQSASPKVRRSRPVNDADLVVEIQQQVSELPSYGYRRVWGLLRRARETQSLPAINVKRVYRVMRDHNLLLERRIKQPGVPRRHEGRIAVEASDTRWCSDGFEFRCEDGAKLSVTFALDCCDREAIGWVASPTGYSGDDIRDLMLESVEKRFGDQLPATPVQWLSDNGSAYTAEQTRLFARQIGLQPVTTPVRSPQSNGMAESFVKTIKRDYVAHMPKPDRETALRNLAIAFEHYNEQHPHSALKYRSPREFRRLAAASI; encoded by the exons ATGACTAATAGCAACGATAAGAGTGGGGAGCTTTTGGGTCGGGAGCGGCGGCGCCGCTGGAGCCCTGAGCAAAAGCTGACCATGGTTCGAGAGAGCCTTGAGCCCGGGCAGAGCGTTTCGTTGGTGGCTCGGCGTAACGGCATCAATGCCAACCAACTATTCCTGTGGCGCAAGCTTTACCAAGACGGCAGTTTGTCGGCGGTCAGTGCTGGCGAAGCCGTGGTACCTGCCTCCGAGCTGAGCGATGCGCTCAAGCAGATCCGTGAACTGCAACGGATGCTGGGCAAGAAAACGATGGAAGCAGAAATCCTCAAAGAGGCCGTGGAGATCGCCCGGTCGCGAAAAT TGGATTGCGCACTCACCCTTGTTGCCGGGGGACGACCAGTGAAGCTGGTCAGCGAATGTCTCGGTGTGGCGCGCTCGCAATTAACGGTTCGAATCAAGCAATCGGCATCCCCCAAAGTACGGCGGAGCAGGCCTGTGAACGATGCTGATCTGGTAGTTGAAATCCAGCAACAGGTCAGCGAACTTCCCAGCTACGGCTACCGCCGCGTCTGGGGATTGCTGCGTCGCGCCCGTGAAACCCAGTCGCTACCGGCGATCAATGTGAAGCGGGTTTACCGGGTCATGCGTGATCACAACTTGCTGCTTGAGCGCCGCATCAAACAGCCCGGTGTGCCGCGTCGGCACGAAGGCCGTATTGCGGTGGAAGCCAGCGATACGCGTTGGTGCTCGGACGGCTTTGAGTTCCGTTGCGAGGACGGCGCCAAACTGAGCGTGACCTTCGCCCTGGATTGCTGTGATCGCGAAGCCATCGGCTGGGTCGCGAGCCCGACCGGGTACAGCGGCGATGATATCCGCGATTTGATGCTGGAAAGCGTGGAGAAGCGCTTTGGTGATCAACTGCCCGCCACGCCGGTGCAATGGCTAAGCGACAACGGCTCGGCGTACACCGCCGAACAGACACGCCTGTTTGCTCGACAGATCGGCTTGCAGCCGGTGACCACCCCAGTTCGCAGCCCGCAAAGCAACGGCATGGCTGAGAGCTTCGTGAAGACGATCAAGCGTGACTACGTGGCGCACATGCCCAAACCGGATCGAGAAACGGCGCTGCGCAACCTGGCAATTGCCTTCGAGCATTACAACGAGCAGCATCCGCACAGCGCTTTGAAATACCGCTCGCCGAGGGAGTTCAGGCGCTTGGCAGCAGCATCAATTTAA
- a CDS encoding LOG family protein, producing MPFDPDDYLSRHFSTSGTELSKKLDELVALVVPPASQNLPLYREMLVTVMRMAQADRNRWDAKILLQTMREMEHAFSRLDQFKRRRKVTVFGSARTPIEHPLYGLARELGETLARYDLMVITGAGGGIMAAAHEGAGTDNSIGLNITLPFEQHANSTVDGTDHLLSFHFFFVRKLFFIKEADALVLCPGGFGTLDETLEVLTLIQTGKSPLVPVVLLDEPNGSFWADALSFMRRQLEGNRYILPTDMRLMRLVDNAEDAAAEISRFYSNFHSSRWMKDRFIMRMNHTLTSAALEALNDAFADLCLKGRFEQQACCETERDEPELQQLPRLSFVFNGRDHGRLRELTDFINDPEHWVR from the coding sequence ATGCCGTTCGATCCGGACGACTACCTATCGCGGCACTTCAGTACCAGCGGTACGGAGCTTTCGAAGAAACTCGATGAGTTAGTGGCACTGGTCGTTCCGCCCGCCAGTCAGAATCTGCCGCTCTACCGTGAGATGCTGGTGACCGTCATGCGCATGGCCCAGGCGGATCGAAACCGCTGGGATGCCAAGATACTGCTACAGACCATGCGTGAGATGGAGCACGCCTTCAGTCGACTCGACCAATTCAAACGCCGCCGCAAGGTGACTGTGTTCGGTTCGGCACGTACGCCGATCGAACACCCACTCTACGGCCTGGCGCGCGAACTCGGGGAAACGCTGGCTCGCTACGACCTGATGGTCATCACCGGTGCCGGAGGCGGCATCATGGCGGCCGCGCATGAAGGCGCCGGCACCGACAACAGCATCGGACTGAACATCACCCTGCCCTTCGAGCAGCATGCCAATTCGACGGTCGATGGCACCGATCACCTGCTGTCGTTTCACTTCTTCTTCGTGCGCAAACTGTTCTTCATCAAGGAAGCCGACGCTCTGGTGCTATGCCCTGGAGGGTTTGGCACGCTGGATGAAACGCTGGAAGTGCTGACACTCATACAGACCGGCAAAAGCCCGCTGGTACCGGTCGTATTGCTGGACGAACCCAACGGCTCGTTCTGGGCGGATGCACTGAGCTTCATGCGCCGCCAACTCGAAGGCAATCGCTATATCCTGCCCACCGACATGCGCCTGATGCGCTTGGTCGACAACGCCGAAGATGCCGCGGCAGAGATCAGCAGGTTCTACAGCAACTTCCATTCGAGCCGCTGGATGAAAGACCGCTTCATCATGCGCATGAACCATACGCTGACCAGCGCTGCGCTGGAGGCGTTGAACGACGCATTCGCGGATCTATGCCTGAAAGGCCGTTTCGAGCAGCAAGCCTGCTGCGAAACGGAGCGGGACGAACCGGAGCTGCAACAGCTGCCGCGGCTGAGCTTTGTGTTCAATGGGCGCGATCATGGTCGGCTGCGCGAACTCACCGACTTCATCAATGATCCCGAACATTGGGTGCGCTAG